A genomic region of Caulobacter sp. NIBR2454 contains the following coding sequences:
- a CDS encoding very short patch repair endonuclease, with translation MTDVFDAQKRSAVMATVKGKDTKPEMRVRRLLTQLGARYRLHRKDLPGSPDVVLPGRKLAIFVHGCFWHGHDCRRGAREPKANAEYWQAKIGRNRARDTASLNALQAMNWRVETVWECEMKDEAALKRRLESLLAG, from the coding sequence ATGACCGACGTGTTCGACGCGCAGAAGCGTTCGGCGGTCATGGCGACGGTCAAGGGCAAGGACACCAAGCCCGAAATGCGCGTGCGCCGGCTGCTGACGCAGCTGGGCGCGCGCTATCGCCTGCACCGCAAGGACCTGCCTGGATCGCCCGACGTGGTGCTGCCTGGGCGCAAGCTGGCGATCTTTGTCCACGGATGCTTCTGGCATGGCCACGACTGCCGGCGTGGCGCGCGCGAGCCCAAGGCCAACGCCGAATATTGGCAGGCCAAGATCGGCCGCAACCGCGCTCGGGACACCGCGTCCCTCAACGCTCTTCAAGCCATGAACTGGCGGGTCGAGACCGTCTGGGAATGCGAAATGAAGGACGAGGCGGCCTTGAAGCGTCGCCTGGAATCCTTGCTGGCCGGCTAG
- a CDS encoding hybrid sensor histidine kinase/response regulator, translating into MRDLPDTYARLLEAADARRRHMPLRVVTAIPIALVAYLITDVAAIWGWMGVYVAAQLFEVWVLRPSRRDRWRAPSLGRMIFILALFVIPAMIMSIVAAGLWLVGGRYAPALAVFLISGSVINLIVISAASRIAFLTSSAPYLLTAAAVVVLDPNLPPLYRPLMILAAIIMLSSSLVTWRMFERALKGQQAAVLALDKKRLEAEAALKAKSGYISTVSQELKAPINAILSSAAQLQGPTPPSSTIRGQAQRIARSGATMRGLLNDLADFARLETGGMLIEHIPFDLRRKGHDVLRAWRPTAKRMGLRLRVEGGVSLPRWVNGDPMRISQALNALLANAIRNTRRGGVTIRLASDRSANDGRIGISVVVADTGPGLSPEALEQTFSPFEQVGAHIDGGSALGLAISRELARLMGGDLTVESREGEGSVFTLRFRVYAIDAPEAQDVMSAVIGSRVLMVGSDGLQGRVVELLAPLGLRPAIAPTSEAALAILARQPFDIVLMDADLPGAGGFETTRQLRTGGGPNRAIPVVGLVPHAAPRDWDGCRKAGMNSWVSAALEGCELYAAMAEALVAHRRALDSVPA; encoded by the coding sequence ATGCGCGATCTTCCGGACACTTACGCGCGCCTTCTGGAGGCGGCGGACGCCCGCCGCCGGCACATGCCGCTGCGGGTGGTTACGGCTATCCCGATCGCGCTCGTCGCTTATCTGATCACGGATGTGGCCGCGATCTGGGGCTGGATGGGCGTCTATGTCGCCGCCCAGCTCTTCGAGGTCTGGGTCCTGCGGCCCTCACGGCGGGATCGATGGCGTGCGCCGTCCCTGGGCCGAATGATCTTCATTCTCGCCCTTTTCGTGATCCCCGCCATGATCATGTCTATCGTCGCCGCCGGGCTCTGGCTGGTGGGCGGGCGCTATGCCCCGGCTCTGGCGGTGTTCCTGATCTCGGGGTCGGTGATCAATCTGATCGTTATCAGCGCCGCATCGCGGATCGCCTTCCTGACCTCCTCGGCGCCTTATCTGCTCACCGCCGCGGCGGTGGTCGTGCTCGATCCCAACCTGCCGCCGCTCTATCGACCGCTGATGATCCTGGCGGCGATCATCATGCTCAGCAGCTCCCTGGTCACCTGGCGCATGTTCGAGCGGGCGCTGAAGGGTCAGCAGGCCGCTGTCCTCGCTCTCGACAAGAAGCGGTTGGAGGCCGAGGCGGCCCTCAAGGCCAAGTCCGGCTATATTTCCACGGTCAGCCAGGAGCTGAAGGCGCCGATCAACGCCATCCTGTCATCGGCCGCCCAACTTCAGGGGCCAACCCCGCCCTCCTCCACCATTCGCGGTCAAGCCCAGCGCATCGCCCGCTCCGGCGCGACCATGCGTGGCTTGCTCAATGACCTGGCCGATTTCGCGCGCCTGGAAACGGGCGGCATGCTGATCGAGCACATTCCGTTCGACTTGCGGCGCAAGGGTCACGACGTCCTGCGCGCTTGGCGACCCACGGCCAAGCGGATGGGCCTGCGGCTGCGCGTCGAGGGCGGCGTCTCCCTGCCGCGTTGGGTGAACGGCGATCCCATGAGGATCAGCCAGGCGCTCAACGCCCTGCTGGCCAACGCCATTCGAAATACCCGGAGAGGCGGCGTCACGATCCGGCTCGCCTCCGACAGAAGTGCGAACGACGGTCGCATCGGGATCAGCGTCGTTGTCGCTGACACCGGTCCCGGGCTGTCGCCCGAGGCTCTGGAGCAGACGTTCTCGCCGTTCGAGCAGGTCGGCGCCCATATCGACGGAGGCAGCGCTCTGGGCTTGGCGATCAGCCGCGAGTTGGCCCGTTTGATGGGCGGCGACCTCACCGTCGAGAGTCGCGAGGGCGAGGGCAGCGTCTTCACCCTGCGATTCCGCGTCTACGCCATCGATGCGCCGGAAGCCCAGGACGTGATGTCGGCGGTGATCGGGTCGCGGGTTCTGATGGTCGGATCGGACGGTCTGCAAGGCCGGGTCGTCGAGCTTCTGGCTCCGCTCGGCCTGCGCCCTGCCATCGCGCCGACCAGCGAGGCGGCTCTGGCCATACTGGCGCGTCAGCCTTTCGACATTGTCCTGATGGACGCCGACCTACCCGGCGCCGGAGGGTTCGAGACGACCCGTCAGCTGCGTACCGGCGGTGGGCCCAATCGGGCGATTCCGGTGGTAGGTCTGGTGCCGCACGCGGCGCCGCGTGATTGGGACGGCTGTCGTAAGGCCGGCATGAACAGCTGGGTGTCGGCGGCTTTGGAGGGGTGCGAACTTTACGCCGCCATGGCGGAGGCCCTTGTGGCGCATCGTCGGGCGCTGGACAGCGTTCCGGCCTAG
- a CDS encoding ATP-binding response regulator, translating to MASFADQYAELLRVMAVRRAGALVRLVITVGVCVLVYSVTGGAWAWIWLWGLAFGVIDAVVLLSRDAKWLEPWRTPNRARMAALVVVTALPSTIWASAAIPMWLAPGGGLYGPVAALLILGGGLLHVIALSTHSRIAFICTTTPLVAIGAGVVLADRAADPGMKAVLLIGGAMVAVNALTSWRSAAQSLLNEKALVAEHDRRRAEAEATAAAKSAFVAVVCHELRTPISAILSGATLLERNATDPATRTQTQVIGDAGAMMRNLLNDLLDLSRIEAGRLSVETVAFDIRQTLSDVMRLWRPEAAKKQLRLRVEGSASLPRWVQGDPTRLRQILNNLLSNAIKFTPAGSVTLKVRAVEDDDGKVALELSVVDTGPGFDAEAAQRLFTAFNQLNAGVASKYGGSGLGLAISRELARLMGGELTVDSRAGEGAAFTLALNMEISDSPPPANEPTLAGVRVLAVDDHVLNRRALEVILEPFGVLPVTADSGEAALDILSKQPFDVILMDLYMPGMDGRDAVRRLRRETGPNQKTPVIAVTASATAKDWDDCREAGMEAHVAKPVIPAELHAALRQVLTSRAIAAEAA from the coding sequence ATGGCCTCCTTCGCTGACCAGTACGCAGAGTTGCTGCGTGTCATGGCGGTCCGCCGGGCGGGCGCGCTCGTGCGGCTCGTCATCACGGTCGGCGTTTGCGTCCTCGTCTATTCCGTCACCGGCGGCGCATGGGCCTGGATCTGGCTCTGGGGCCTGGCCTTCGGCGTCATCGACGCGGTGGTGTTGCTGTCTCGCGACGCCAAGTGGCTGGAGCCCTGGCGGACTCCCAATCGGGCGCGCATGGCGGCGTTAGTCGTCGTTACCGCATTGCCCTCTACCATCTGGGCGTCCGCGGCTATCCCGATGTGGCTAGCCCCGGGGGGCGGGCTCTATGGACCCGTGGCCGCGCTATTGATCCTTGGCGGCGGCTTGCTCCACGTCATCGCCCTGTCCACCCATTCCCGGATCGCGTTCATCTGTACAACCACGCCGCTGGTCGCCATAGGCGCGGGTGTGGTCCTCGCCGATCGCGCGGCTGACCCTGGCATGAAGGCCGTGCTGCTGATCGGCGGCGCCATGGTGGCGGTCAACGCCCTCACCTCCTGGCGCTCCGCGGCTCAATCCCTGCTCAACGAGAAGGCGCTGGTCGCCGAGCACGACCGTCGCCGGGCCGAGGCAGAAGCGACGGCCGCCGCTAAATCCGCCTTCGTGGCGGTGGTCTGCCACGAGCTGCGCACCCCAATCAGCGCCATCCTGTCGGGCGCGACCCTGCTGGAACGCAACGCCACAGACCCGGCGACGCGCACCCAGACCCAGGTGATCGGCGACGCCGGCGCCATGATGCGCAACCTGCTCAACGATTTGCTTGACTTGTCGCGCATCGAGGCCGGCCGCCTGTCGGTGGAGACGGTGGCGTTCGATATCCGCCAGACGCTGTCGGACGTGATGCGGCTGTGGCGTCCCGAGGCGGCCAAGAAGCAGCTACGCCTGCGGGTTGAAGGCTCCGCCAGCCTGCCGCGCTGGGTTCAGGGCGATCCGACTCGGCTGCGCCAAATCCTCAATAATCTGCTGTCCAACGCCATCAAGTTCACGCCCGCCGGATCGGTGACGCTCAAGGTCAGGGCGGTCGAAGACGACGATGGCAAGGTGGCGCTGGAGCTCAGCGTTGTCGACACCGGTCCAGGCTTTGACGCGGAGGCGGCGCAGCGTCTGTTCACCGCTTTCAACCAGCTCAACGCTGGCGTGGCGTCCAAGTACGGCGGTTCCGGCCTGGGCCTGGCGATCAGCCGCGAACTGGCCCGCCTGATGGGCGGCGAGTTGACGGTCGATAGCCGCGCCGGCGAAGGGGCCGCCTTCACCCTGGCGCTGAATATGGAGATTTCGGACTCGCCGCCGCCGGCCAACGAGCCAACCCTGGCTGGGGTGCGGGTATTGGCGGTGGATGACCATGTGCTCAACCGGCGGGCGCTCGAGGTGATCCTGGAGCCCTTCGGAGTCTTGCCTGTCACCGCGGATTCCGGAGAGGCCGCGCTCGATATCCTGTCCAAGCAGCCCTTTGATGTAATTCTGATGGACCTCTACATGCCGGGAATGGACGGCCGTGACGCCGTGCGCCGCCTGCGCCGTGAAACTGGCCCCAATCAGAAGACCCCGGTGATCGCGGTGACCGCCTCGGCCACCGCCAAGGACTGGGACGACTGTCGCGAGGCGGGCATGGAGGCGCATGTGGCCAAGCCCGTGATCCCGGCCGAACTGCATGCGGCCCTTCGCCAAGTGCTTACCTCGCGCGCCATCGCCGCCGAGGCGGCGTAG